The following proteins are co-located in the Maridesulfovibrio sp. genome:
- a CDS encoding DEAD/DEAH box helicase: MSFKQFSFDRRIMAGIHACGYETPTPIQTKAIPEVLKGRDVMGLAQTGTGKTAAFALPIMQRLLDNKFSGEGPIRVLVLAPTRELALQIHDNFMELGVEAGIRSSAVFGGVGAMPQIHAARRSSVIVACPGRLLDLMNQGVIKLDKVDTLVLDEADRMLDMGFLPDIRKIMSKLPQRRQNLLFSATMPDDIRDLADKILYRPATVQVANTAPAKTVEHVFYPVSQHLKNNLLFNVLERTDYDSMLVFTRTKHKAKNLARRLAARGHKATFLQGNMSQNQRQRALDGFRDGSFKVMVATDIAARGIDCDRISHVVNLDIPDTAETYTHRIGRTGRAGRSGSALTFVTRDDLRLMREIEKAAGYSIEHRTLEGFDYDKPNTHPAPINNGGGRKPAGDRKPVGERRPVRGRKPAEARDGDESRKPAEERKSGGRRKPGGGRKSSGGPAKHSDERRDSRPAPKRKSGGSNGNQEDAAKRKTGRPSKRRRRPSRFSKV, encoded by the coding sequence GTGAGTTTTAAACAATTTTCTTTTGACCGGCGCATCATGGCCGGAATACACGCTTGCGGCTATGAAACGCCGACCCCCATTCAGACCAAGGCCATTCCCGAAGTTCTTAAGGGCCGTGATGTAATGGGCCTTGCCCAGACCGGAACCGGTAAAACTGCCGCCTTTGCACTGCCTATCATGCAGCGTCTGCTGGATAATAAATTCTCCGGTGAGGGGCCTATACGGGTGCTGGTGCTGGCACCGACCCGTGAACTTGCCCTGCAGATTCATGATAATTTCATGGAACTCGGCGTAGAGGCCGGAATCCGCAGTTCCGCTGTTTTCGGCGGAGTGGGAGCAATGCCGCAGATTCATGCTGCCCGCCGCTCATCTGTTATTGTCGCTTGCCCCGGACGTTTGCTTGATCTGATGAATCAGGGCGTGATTAAGCTTGATAAAGTGGATACCCTTGTATTGGATGAGGCCGACCGTATGCTCGATATGGGCTTTCTGCCGGATATCCGCAAGATCATGTCCAAGCTTCCCCAGCGCCGCCAGAACTTGCTTTTTTCCGCAACCATGCCCGATGATATCCGCGATCTTGCTGATAAGATCCTTTATCGTCCGGCAACAGTGCAGGTTGCCAATACTGCTCCGGCAAAGACTGTTGAGCATGTCTTTTACCCGGTAAGCCAGCATTTAAAGAACAATCTGCTTTTTAACGTTCTGGAACGGACCGATTATGACAGTATGCTTGTTTTTACCCGCACCAAGCATAAAGCCAAGAACCTTGCCCGCAGGCTTGCGGCGCGTGGCCACAAGGCTACTTTTCTGCAGGGCAATATGAGTCAGAACCAGCGCCAGCGGGCTCTGGATGGTTTCCGTGACGGTTCTTTCAAGGTTATGGTTGCAACTGATATTGCGGCGCGCGGCATTGACTGCGACCGTATCTCCCACGTGGTTAACCTCGATATCCCCGATACTGCAGAGACATATACCCACCGTATCGGTCGTACCGGACGCGCAGGTAGAAGCGGTAGCGCACTTACTTTTGTGACCCGTGATGATCTGCGTCTTATGCGTGAGATTGAAAAGGCTGCGGGGTATTCAATAGAACACCGCACCTTGGAAGGTTTTGATTACGACAAGCCGAACACCCATCCTGCACCGATCAATAACGGCGGAGGTCGCAAACCCGCCGGGGATCGCAAACCTGTTGGTGAGCGTCGTCCTGTAAGGGGCCGCAAGCCCGCTGAAGCAAGGGATGGCGATGAAAGCCGTAAACCGGCTGAAGAACGTAAGTCCGGCGGAAGGCGCAAACCGGGTGGAGGACGCAAGTCCAGCGGCGGTCCTGCAAAACATTCTGATGAAAGACGTGATTCCCGTCCTGCTCCGAAACGCAAATCCGGCGGTTCCAATGGAAATCAAGAGGATGCTGCGAAACGCAAAACAGGAAGACCTTCAAAGAGAAGACGTCGTCCTTCGCGTTTTTCCAAAGTATAA
- a CDS encoding RNA-binding protein produces the protein MSKNIYVGNLPWSATEDDVRAAFEAYGEVVSVKLIEDRETGRPRGFGFVEMEDAGAMEAIDNLDGKDFGGRNLKVNEAKPRAPRPRW, from the coding sequence ATGTCCAAGAACATCTATGTCGGTAACCTGCCCTGGTCTGCAACTGAAGACGACGTCCGCGCTGCTTTCGAAGCTTACGGTGAAGTTGTATCTGTTAAACTCATCGAAGACAGAGAAACCGGTCGTCCTCGTGGCTTCGGCTTTGTTGAAATGGAAGACGCTGGCGCAATGGAAGCTATCGACAATCTGGATGGTAAAGACTTCGGCGGACGTAACCTCAAGGTTAACGAAGCGAAGCCCCGTGCACCGCGCCCCCGCTGGTAG
- a CDS encoding NADase-type glycan-binding domain-containing protein encodes MLRKLVLLFCLLAIPTTVLAQSYHVRTSSFVPMDGESVFDGKSLTDGNSTTGWIENGEGNGSGEWIQFFFPAQVIVDSVQIVNGVDTGPDQEKVGRIKDVAISFSGGQRQEFTLVDTDKKQNPRIRKFPTTSLALNVHTVYKNSGVEQAGISEVAIKYHRITPDEIAAVASSEKGKFDNSVAGEAIVMKPRKMSDEEKKVLYEKMSKLEKKQVVLDEMKVFFDKFYTNFVTINEEYPRMFTQDQFLLESSTFESFRSMLEKRKVLDKYKSAVVSTSGLRFSIRTLTPTEVELWVKGEYTVIFDMQSHQMVENALFHLKKEYGEWKVKNKTEF; translated from the coding sequence ATGTTGCGCAAACTTGTTTTGCTTTTTTGTTTACTTGCAATTCCTACTACTGTTCTTGCCCAGTCCTATCACGTGCGGACATCTTCTTTTGTGCCCATGGATGGAGAAAGTGTTTTTGATGGTAAGTCTCTTACCGACGGTAACAGCACTACCGGATGGATTGAAAATGGTGAGGGGAATGGTTCCGGGGAATGGATTCAGTTTTTCTTTCCGGCACAGGTAATTGTTGATTCTGTTCAGATTGTGAATGGTGTTGATACCGGTCCTGATCAGGAAAAAGTCGGCCGTATCAAGGATGTGGCGATTTCATTTTCCGGCGGTCAGCGGCAGGAATTTACCCTTGTGGATACAGACAAGAAGCAGAATCCCAGAATCCGTAAATTTCCCACCACCAGCCTCGCCCTGAATGTACACACTGTTTACAAGAATTCAGGTGTGGAACAGGCCGGTATTTCTGAAGTAGCTATAAAATATCATCGCATTACCCCGGACGAGATTGCGGCTGTAGCATCTTCGGAAAAAGGAAAATTTGATAATTCAGTTGCCGGTGAAGCTATAGTCATGAAGCCCCGTAAGATGAGTGATGAGGAAAAGAAAGTCCTTTACGAGAAGATGAGCAAGCTTGAGAAAAAGCAGGTTGTGCTTGATGAAATGAAGGTCTTTTTTGATAAGTTTTACACAAATTTTGTGACAATCAATGAAGAGTATCCGCGAATGTTTACGCAGGATCAGTTTCTGCTCGAGAGTTCCACTTTCGAAAGTTTTAGGTCCATGCTCGAAAAACGCAAGGTGCTTGATAAATACAAGAGTGCAGTTGTTTCCACTTCCGGCCTGCGTTTCAGCATCCGCACCCTGACTCCCACAGAAGTGGAGCTTTGGGTCAAGGGAGAATATACGGTCATTTTTGATATGCAATCCCATCAGATGGTAGAAAATGCCTTGTTCCATCTGAAGAAGGAATACGGGGAATGGAAGGTTAAGAATAAGACGGAGTTTTAG
- a CDS encoding aromatic amino acid transport family protein: MTQEKSASALSMMFVVVGNMLGAGILALPVNLCAAGFYPSVAATLLMWGLMTYTALIYSEQKSLTTSEDADLPTFFHHELGNTGKWVTIVANLIILYGVLVAYLCGISAIIMSLQSALSKPVVMFIYFLIVTGMTSFGMKLMEKCTLYMVIAMWVTFGALVFMVVPDVSAVNLDKFDWTYIPAGLPVLLMAFHFHNIIPSICRSLGHDRTKIRTAIIGGTTIGLVMNLAWLLVVLGAVPLSNPETHIDLITAFGKNDPATIPLGQLLQTPAFTYAALIFAVAAISTSFIANGTALMSFMRDLSSNNFGIDNKIVIWSLSFIPPLLVGLLYPDIFLIAINLVGGVGECIIFGILPGIIVWKYAPEGSIRKYSGMVLIVCFAAVLLIELGQEFGLLHISPDVEYWTHHTK; encoded by the coding sequence ATGACGCAGGAAAAATCAGCTTCCGCCCTGTCCATGATGTTCGTGGTGGTGGGCAACATGCTTGGTGCAGGAATTCTAGCCCTGCCGGTAAACCTCTGTGCGGCAGGATTTTATCCGTCAGTCGCAGCCACCCTGCTCATGTGGGGACTCATGACCTACACCGCCCTGATTTACTCGGAGCAGAAAAGCCTGACGACAAGTGAAGATGCCGACCTGCCAACTTTCTTTCACCATGAGCTTGGAAATACAGGTAAATGGGTAACCATTGTTGCCAACCTGATCATTCTGTACGGGGTCCTTGTTGCTTACCTTTGCGGAATATCTGCTATTATCATGAGTCTGCAGTCAGCACTGTCAAAACCTGTCGTCATGTTCATATATTTCTTAATTGTAACCGGGATGACATCTTTCGGCATGAAATTAATGGAGAAATGCACCCTCTACATGGTGATCGCAATGTGGGTTACTTTTGGTGCTTTGGTCTTCATGGTAGTTCCTGATGTCAGTGCGGTAAATCTTGATAAATTTGACTGGACATACATTCCTGCGGGCTTGCCGGTACTGCTCATGGCCTTCCATTTCCATAACATTATACCAAGCATCTGCCGTTCTCTAGGTCATGACCGCACCAAAATACGAACTGCCATAATAGGTGGAACCACCATCGGTTTGGTCATGAACCTCGCATGGCTTCTTGTTGTCCTCGGCGCAGTGCCTCTATCCAACCCTGAAACCCATATTGACCTGATTACTGCATTCGGCAAAAACGACCCGGCCACAATTCCCCTCGGGCAACTACTCCAAACTCCGGCATTCACATACGCGGCCCTTATCTTTGCCGTAGCAGCCATATCTACATCATTCATAGCTAACGGAACAGCGCTGATGAGCTTCATGCGCGACCTCTCCTCAAACAACTTTGGTATTGATAATAAAATTGTTATCTGGAGCCTCTCTTTCATTCCCCCGCTGCTGGTAGGTCTGCTCTATCCTGATATTTTCCTGATAGCCATCAATCTGGTTGGTGGAGTAGGAGAATGCATCATCTTCGGGATTCTGCCGGGAATTATTGTCTGGAAATACGCTCCGGAAGGTTCGATCCGGAAATATTCAGGTATGGTACTTATTGTCTGTTTTGCCGCAGTGTTACTCATTGAACTGGGTCAGGAATTCGGCCTGCTGCATATCAGCCCTGATGTTGAATACTGGACCCACCATACAAAATAA